GGTGATCTGGAAGATGACCTGGGAGGGAATACGCAAATAACttacagctgctttttaaagagAGCGAGATAAAGATTTATGAGGATTATGACAGCATGGGTAACACATAAAACTCTACCAGTGTTTTCTACATGACCGTAAGAAGTGTGGTGACTGACGTTTATTCAGCATTTATAAAAATACACTGCTTTGTCATGAGCTCAGAGTCGATCGATCAACACGGCTCTTATGTCAGTACACTCAATATGTAGCTGGACACAGGAGATGGTCAGCCTCAAAGATGGGAAACAGCGGTGAAGAGATCACCTGGGTGTGTATTCCCTACCAGATAAAATGTCTAACATATACCGagttatgtttttttatgtttaaactcAAATACTGTTCCTTTATTTCAAGGTGGTCCCAATAATTTCTATGAAGTACCTGAAAGTAGAGGGCAGTCAGAGAGTACTGTACTGTCGTCAAATACATCAGTACTGGTGTAGTATTGATATTTCTTTCCAAACAACACAAACTGACATTTCAGATGAAAATGGCTCTATCTGGCATCTGCTGTTTTAAATCATCCTTAAACTTCCAAAGCCCATCCTGACAACGCCCAGTAATCACAGGTAGGCCATCCACACCCCATCCCTCGCTTGTAAGTGGGCCTAACTATGGAAAGTATACTAATGGATATTCATCCTCTGCAGGAGTTTACACTGTTATTtactaattatttatttttaaatgttggcACATTGTTTAACACTTTGCTTTAAAGTCTGTAAAGTACCAGCAGACTGCTCTCTTTCCCTCCAAACCAGCAGTCATATCCCTCTCTTGCACTCGCATTGCCTCAGCTCTGAGAGCTTCATCTTTGGCCATTCTGAAGCTGAAGCCAAAGGCTCTAATCAGTTTGGCCTGGATACAAATGGTACTTCACCACACTGATGTCCACTTCAGAGGATTATGGAGGGAAAGCCCTCCATGTCCAAAGATCCCCCTGTGGCAGCGGTGCCTTGTGATTCTGTGTTGCTCatcatttttcactttaaatgtTACAGAGAAACTGGCCTCACATATCCACGCCTGCTCCATCCCACACTTTAAATGTTCAAAGCTATGCAGCCGGTAACGTTAGCCTGAACTGGGAGTGAATTTccactttaacctcctaagacccaaactctttcatggcatgcatttttaaatttctctttgctatttgggctgatcaggacctgatgaatgtaaaaataaagaactatCTTTTTACCCAATATAGTTTGTGAGAAGAGGgcatcaggcccttgtagagcaaaagtTAGTGttgtggtctagacaacccaaaatgtgatgtccatatgtggacaccaggtcctaggaggttaaataaagTTACTTGGATCCGTTTCCCCCCCTCATGCTCCACCTTTCAAGGTCATTTTCCCCCCAACAAACAATAATAAATGGCCACTAGAGGGCATCAAAATCCACATAAAGACCAAAACTGCAGCAGACAGATCACTTTGACTTGTGCCAATGTCATCAAGTCATGAACACactgttcttattttttaaacttacGGGCAGAGGTTCCACATAGAGGATGAGGAAGTGGAGAGACATGGAGAGACAGATGGCCCCTAGCAGCCAAATGTTCTCCCAGGGAGGCATCCGCAGCAGGGACTGGTTCTCTGACAGGCTGGACAGGAGGGAGCGCACAGATGGTGGATCTGGTTATACAATCTGTCTATCATCGTGTCATTGCAAATGGTTCTTTCATGAGAACTCCTCCACTCTTTAAAAATACCCTTATTTACCTGTTCAGAGCATTGCACATCTCAATGGTGACAAGCACAGACAGGGCCATGGTCATCGGGTAGGGTGACTCAAACACGTGGCAGTCTAAGCCATCAAACTCTGGGTTgtctggaccacactggaggaaGTGGCTCTGTGTGGAGGAAGAGGGGAGAGTGAGGGGGAGACAAAGAGCTGAGGGAAGCTGAAGGATGTTCTCTCAGACAGGCCTACTTACCAGCTGGTACAGAGTGACCTGCGGTCCATCATCAGAGAGTGTAAACCACCACGCAGCAGCTCCCACAGTGGCAGCACCTACGTAGCCTGGAAGCAAAGACAGCAAAATCATCATATTACTCACTGGATGTACTgcgggaaaaaaaacaaaaaaaacaagacagctCCAATCCTGCTCAATTTTAGTCAACCTCCAATAGCCAGATATCTGAAGAATAGCCAGCCAGAAATCAGGGGCTCCTTAGCGTTGCGAGGAGGCTTCTCCATAATGTCCAGATCTGGGGGGTTGAAGCCAAGGGCGGTGGCAGGGAGGCCGTCTGTCACAAGGTTGACCCAGAGCAGCTGGACAGGAATCAGGGCCTCAGGGAACCCCAGAGCCGCAGTGAGAAAGATGCTGTCAGGAGAAACCATTCCAGTCAGAAAGTGCCAATGATAAACCGGAGCAAATATGACTTTAATATTATCAACAGCATTGCTGTGTGAACGTAAAGctgtaaaacagttttatttctcAGCTTCATAAAAAACAGAAGACTGAGCAATAAAGAGCTCTAATCTCCTCTGAAGAAGACTCACCAGACGACCTCACCCACGTTGGAAGAGATAAGGTATCTGATGAACTGCTTCATGTTATTGTAAATAGCTCTGCCTTCTTCAACGGCGGCCACTATGGAAGAGAAGTTGTCATCAGCGAGGACCATCTCAGAGGCTGACTTGGCCACGGCAGTGCCAGAGCCCATAGCGATGCCGATCTCTGCCTTCTTCAACGCAGGGGCATCGTTCACCCCGTCACCGGTCTGTACACAAACATGTTCTTTATAGTAAGTGTTGCCTTTTTCTTCAGTAACACCAGCAAATCAACCCAATCAACACGACCCTTACAAAGCCAACAGAATGAACCATTCATGCAGAAATGGGCAGTTTTGATCAGTACGACAAACTTCATACCATAGCAGTGATTTCATCGAATCCTTGCAGGAACTCAACGATCTTGGATTTATGTGAAGGCTCGACGCGCGCAAAGCAGCGCGCACGAGTCACAGCCTCCCTCTGGGCATCGAGTGTGAGCTCATCAAACTCCCGTCCAGTGAAAGCCATGTGCTGAGTATCGTCCTCCTCGGTGAGGATGCCGATGCGGCGGCAGATAGCCACAGCTGTGCCCTTGTTGTCCCCGGTGATCATGATGACGCGGATGCCAGCCTGCCGGCACAGTTTGATAGAAGCAGCTACCTCCTGTCTGGGAGGGTCCAGCATGCCGACACAGCCGACAAACGTCAGGTCAGACtggacacagagacaaagatTCAAATGAAAGTCTGCTCCTGAAAATAATGTGCTACAAGTAGATTACCCAAATGTATATCCACCTCATATTCGATGAATTTGGCAGTGTCAGACAGTATCATGTCCTCCATTTTTGGTGGGCTGTCTCGTGTGGCCAGAGCCAAGCACCTTAGGGTGTCGCGACCTGTCCCGTACTCACGGATAACAGACATGATCTTTTCCTTGATGCCTTGGCTGAGGGGAACTTTGCTGTTGCCAACTCTGACATGAGTGCATCTCTCGATGACTCCCTCTGGGGCTCCCTGTGAGGAAGACGAGAGGCATAAAACATTAACAACACAGCAGAAGACTGCAGCAAATGCAGATCGAACATCTGCACATATTACACTCGGTATACCTTCACAAACATTTTGCCCATGGTAGAGCGGGACTTGTTTGGGCTGCAGTAGACAGACATGGACTTCCGGTCTCTTGAGAACTCCAGGGTGAACTCCTTCTTCATCAGCTGTTTGATCACCTGATcagacaaagagacagacagtgagAAAAAGCTGCTGAGCACGAACGGTGGGAATGTGCAGCGCATGCAAGAGAGGGAGCTGATGTCACTCACTGAGTTGCAAGCATTGGCTCTGTCAATCTTTGACAGGTTGTGAACTTCAGTGTCGAAGACATTCATCTTCTCCACCAGACAGGTCAGCGCGGTCTCCGTGGCCTCGCCGACCTTCTCGTACACCCCCTTCACCTGAAACATCCAAACTTTCACTCATTTCTTTTCTATAACATCTTAAATTTGCCCAAAGACTGTGCATCAAAGAAGGATTTAGCCATCGTTAAGGCTACCAGTAGCTGTTTCGATGATGAGTGAAGGGAAGCTGTGACATTGTGCTACATTCCTGCTCATTAATCTTTGTAGACGAATAAAGTGTTTATTCACCTGGCAAAATatagcgttttccttcattcaCGATACCTGCATGATGGATCTCAGGCCTTTATTACTCACTGTGTTTAGCTTACACATATCTTTGGCCAAATGGAGTGCGACTGCTTTGGTGATTTCAGTGCCTTTGTGAGCTCGATGGATACACTGTACAGACCCGTTTATGAGCTGAAGTTGGACGATTCATGCTAGCAAccattgctttgtttttctttgcctcATTAATTCATCATGCTGGAGTTtgcagtgtgtttttgcatttcttCCAAGCCCATAATCTGAAGTATTGCAAATGATCATGACTGTTCTGACTGTCTGTTATTTGTAGTATATTATTAATATCAACGGAAAAGTTGTGATTGGCTCATGCGGGTATGTCATCAAGCAATGATTTGTGTAGCGCTAGACTTTGGTTTGCGTTCTGTTGGTGTAGCACACATGACCAGTATCACTCGGTTGTGCTCATTTAGTTGTGGGATGCCAAAAATCACAGCTGggattaaattttaatgaatttttcAACCCTGGAAGCTACATCTatctttcatatacagtctataAGCGTACATAAAAAGATTATTTCACTTACATCCAAATGTACAGAAGGGTAGCAGCAAAACAGGCAGTCATATGTAATCGTTTTCCCCAAGAACTGAAAACTGCactaaaatacataaaataagcaGCAGGAAAGGTGCAGACCTCGTTGAAGTCCAGCGAGGAATCATTGCACAGGGCACAGATTGTGGCCAATTCAACCAAAGCATCATAGTGGGAGGATTTCACTGGTTTACCATCCTGGTACCTGAGGACAAGTACAGAACATCATGTTTCCATGTATTTAAGGATCTGCCAGTTATGGAGAAGCTATAAAAGTACTCACACTTCACCCTCGGGGGCATAGGTAGAACCTGTGATGGTGAACTCTGACAGAGAGCAGCTGTCCCCTTCAGCTTTGTTGATAATGAACATCTGGAAATGAGAAGAGTCCATGGGACATTAGAAGACATCACACAGATCATGTCAGTGTTTGACTGAAATATTAGAGTCTTTATTGTCAAACCACAAAACCTCCAAGTGAACTCGAAtagattaaaggaaaaaaaacaagattacaTTATTAGGCTCTTTGCAGATGATGCTATTGTTTGTCTGTTATCCTAGAAGACTTTGGCAAGTATTCAGGTTGTGAATGAAATCTAAAAGAGACTCAAATCCTTTCATAAAATGAATTTTATGAGCaaaaagtgagagagaaaaaagattaATTGGAAGGTAATAACAGTCAAATATCTAGGAGCTGTGATAGTAAAATAATTTaagataattaaaataaattataccCAGATTCAAGATTCAGGGAGATTGAAGCCCAACCACTGCCTTCTATCTGGACTGGCACAAAAACTGAGGtgatgaaaataaatgcattGCAGAGATTTCTGTACCCTCTTCAATGCATTCCTCCACATCTGATCTACAAATGCAGATTACGACGTGAGGCATGGTTATTTTGATTCATTTGTGCTGAGAGTGGACCAAAGCTGAAGACCTCTTGAGTTAAGGAGACGCTGTAGCTAAAGTGAGATTCTTAATGTGGATGCTTCCCTTTGTGCCACACAAGATGGAAGAAAATCTAGAGATATTTTTACATATACAAGAAATATTCGGAGGTTAAGAAAGCAATAATCAAATTagtatattatataaaaatataacatataTAATTTACACCAACAGAAAAAATTAGTTTTTGTGACCTTTTGAATGAGGAAGCAAACttcttcatattctttgaaGTTAGAGAACGCtatgaaaaaccaaaaaaagactgaaccagaaacagctggGGAAGATCTGTCTGTGCTGTATAAAGAGAACTGAAAGAAGCCTTTTTCCAAACTTATCAGGGGATTACAGAAAAGGAGACATGGGATATACTGAagcaaaactttaaaaaaaaaaaaaacaatgaaagcacTCAGAACCTGAAAAATCACAGCGGAGAACATGAACACTCATCCACAGACTGAAAGCAATGGGGGGATGTGGTCGGAAAAACttgatttgtttctttattacaCCTCATATTAAAAGTACACAATAACtgttgcagcagaaaaaaatgacagtAAATTGGCTGCAATGTTAGAGTGTGTCTCTGTGAGGGGCAGGCTGGGTGGCCTGCTGCCTAATGTGAGAAAAGGCTGTTTAGTTTCTCTCCATAAGTAAACAGAAGAAGCTGCCAGGGAGCCTGACTAAAGAGAGAAGCTGTGCCCAAAAGGAAGACGCCGCAGTGCCAGGCCTACTCCCGCAGGAAGCTTTGATCATTTCGCTCACTCACAAACAAAGATGTACAAAGCCACACAgtatacacacaaacagggcTAGTCAGAGGCTGCTTATATCAGAAAATGGATGAAGACAATCAGCAAGCCCTCCTGCAACGACTAGCCAGACATAAAATCCTGGCACTGCCCTGCTGCAGTATATTTAGAGCAAACAGGCAATCCATTAATTATTTCAGTAACCAGTTGAACACTTTCAGGAATGATTGTTGCCTGTAAGAAAAGGATTTAATAAAGAGGACGTACAATCGCAAACTACATTTAGGCTGCATGAATGTAGATGGTGTTTTCGctatgttgttattattttattatacaaTGTTGGGTGCAAATGTATATCTGTAATAAACAATTCAAGTGAATGAGACGTTGCTTTTTATTAGTAACCATGAGTGTAAAGTCAGTGAGCACACCTCTTTAAAGGCTTTTGTTTGCATGTCCCGACTCTGTGTGAATTACGATAAGTCACTACAGTAACTGCGGAATCACAAGGCTATTTAATCACGGCCAACTCAATGTGCAGGGACTGAAACAACTGACAGTAACTGTAAATGAATGCCACCCTTATTCAGGCTGTGCCAAAGTTCTGAGACAGCAGTGAACAGGCAACTGAAGGGGATTAaactttaataaatgctgaaatgTCCTTTTTATGTGGGGCCAAGTAGCACAGAGGTGCcactcacagagagagagagagagagagagaggaagagaagaaaaataaactacaaGCTCACTGCTTTGCAGCTTGGTGACGCAAGGTCAGTTATGCAACAGCAGTAGTGTAAGTCATCTAACTGCTCGATGCAGATTAGAGCAGTGAAAGCAAGCTGCCTTCACCAGAAACTACCATTTCTCTGCTTACAGAGAGCATTAG
This region of Pelmatolapia mariae isolate MD_Pm_ZW linkage group LG12, Pm_UMD_F_2, whole genome shotgun sequence genomic DNA includes:
- the LOC134638418 gene encoding sarcoplasmic/endoplasmic reticulum calcium ATPase 2-like; this encodes MENAHTKSVEEVYSYFSVNESTGLSLDEVKRQREKWGLNELPAEEGKSLWELVLEQFEDLLVRILLLAACISFVLAWFEEGEETITAFVEPFVILLILIANAIVGVWQERNAEDAIEALKEYEPEMGKVYRQDRKTVQRIKARDIVPGDIVEVAVGDKVPADIRICSIKSTTLRVDQSILTGESVSVIKHTDPVPDPRAVNQDKKNMLFSGTNIAAGKAVGVVVATGVNTEIGKIRDEMAATEQEKTPLQQKLDEFGEQLSKVISIICIAVWIINIGHFNDPVHGGSWIRGAVYYFKIAVALAVAAIPEGLPAVITTCLALGTRRMAKKNAIVRSLPSVETLGCTSVICSDKTGTLTTNQMSVCRMFIINKAEGDSCSLSEFTITGSTYAPEGEVYQDGKPVKSSHYDALVELATICALCNDSSLDFNEVKGVYEKVGEATETALTCLVEKMNVFDTEVHNLSKIDRANACNSVIKQLMKKEFTLEFSRDRKSMSVYCSPNKSRSTMGKMFVKGAPEGVIERCTHVRVGNSKVPLSQGIKEKIMSVIREYGTGRDTLRCLALATRDSPPKMEDMILSDTAKFIEYESDLTFVGCVGMLDPPRQEVAASIKLCRQAGIRVIMITGDNKGTAVAICRRIGILTEEDDTQHMAFTGREFDELTLDAQREAVTRARCFARVEPSHKSKIVEFLQGFDEITAMTGDGVNDAPALKKAEIGIAMGSGTAVAKSASEMVLADDNFSSIVAAVEEGRAIYNNMKQFIRYLISSNVGEVVCIFLTAALGFPEALIPVQLLWVNLVTDGLPATALGFNPPDLDIMEKPPRNAKEPLISGWLFFRYLAIGGYVGAATVGAAAWWFTLSDDGPQVTLYQLSHFLQCGPDNPEFDGLDCHVFESPYPMTMALSVLVTIEMCNALNSLSENQSLLRMPPWENIWLLGAICLSMSLHFLILYVEPLPVIFQITPLDMTQWLMVLKISMPVILLDELLKFMARNYLEFGKQLEKPTSKGCSLSACAEGISWPFVAISLPLVLWIYSTDTNVSAILWP